Proteins found in one Oenanthe melanoleuca isolate GR-GAL-2019-014 chromosome 24, OMel1.0, whole genome shotgun sequence genomic segment:
- the SNX19 gene encoding sorting nexin-19, producing MPAPGPAGSRRPLLALLVALGWLLALQLLLDLRALALLCGALAVLGGWLGPPALRPRGRRLRLERFVSSLRAPAGSAADEARLEKEIASTVRKVVRDFVASWYRTVSREPAFEAEVERAMLGLAAELRRRMRRVDRRALARRLLLLCGQHLQSFLRARDALSAEPQGGRTLWREYSRLAGPHPALLSPAAEVGCARAAVDTLLRALVPWPHLETRTGRFVVVELVACNVLLPAIRKMSDPDWINLLLIGAFSKKPRGGKPYPAPAVPDSLPFPVQMDAAPTRLPPSPRAAEGLRREAGAAGEDGEEVSRSCHAEEPFLRPQALGSLFPCEGLELESPMPDVGQDVELLAPSPAGELLDEPPQDSSVPEGAPALEDGTGDLDQGPGPSSDAGLLPTSALSSCPDIQIEPAAEKEEESPAVPRRFSSPRPSSLGRDLGPAEGSAQFPPEPGQSLPLLSSSPTASMSTFSFEPLSSPEGPVVIQNLRITGTITAREHSGTGFHPYTLYTVKYETALESEAAGSLQQVAYHTVNRRYREFLNLQTRLEEKPELRKFLKNIKGPKKLFPDLPFGNMDSDKVEARKSLLESFLKQLCAVPEIANSEEVQEFLALNTDARIAFVKKPFVVSRIDKIVVNAIVDTLKTAFPRSEPQSPTEELSESEVDGKSQTDGKKATKSRLRFSSSKITPVLSVSEAHDRIVYSIREGSAVSGTLSLAAMESFIQKQEKLLEAVPSKAPEGQGGREAKDISVQEEMDGLSTLEQGAHPDTDSDSETALADLALDVLRLVLVDHWSWLCTENIQKVFNLLFGTLVQRWLEVQMVTLTCTQRWVQYLQLLQESIWPGGVLPAVPKPPRTEEQKKATAEQALQSLMGILPNMIQEILGSSKCQMSWNLVLESLSQPVINRHLVFCLLDILLEFLVLKGSNKEPEAAAATPCACSGPNKGVPAL from the exons ATGCCGGCCCCGGGCCCCGCGGGGTCCCGCCGCCcgctgctggcgctgctggtggcgctgggctggctgctggcgctgcagctgctgctggacctGCGGGCGCTGGCGCTGCTGTGCGGGGCGCTGGCCGTGCTGGGGGGCTGGCTGGGCCCCCCGGCCCTGcgcccccgcggccgccgcctgCGGCTGGAGCGCTTCGTCAGCTCCCTGCGCGCCCCGGCCGGCAGCGCTGCGGACGAGGCCCGGCTGGAGAAGGAGATCGCCAGCACCGTCCGCAAAGTGGTGCGGGATTTCGTGGCCTCCTGGTACCGCACGGTGAGCAGAGAGCCGGCGTTCGAGGCCGAGGTGGAGCGGGCCATGCTGGGGCTGGCGGCCGAGCTGAGGCGGCGGATGAGGCGCGTGGACCGGCGGGCGCTGGCCCGccgcctgctgctgctctgcgggcagcacctgcagagcttcctgcgGGCACGGGACGCCCTGAGCGCTGAGCCCCAGGGCGGCCGGACGCTGTGGAGGGAGTACAGCCGGCTGGCAGGGCCGCACCCCGCTCTCCTGAGCCCCGCCGCCGAGGTGGGCTGTGCCCGGGCCGCTGTGGACACGCTGCTGCGGGCGCTGGTGCCGTGGCCGCACCTGGAAACGCGTACGGGACGTTTTGTTGTGGTGGAGCTGGTGGCCTGTAACGTGCTGCTGCCGGCCATCAGGAAGATGTCTGATCCCGACTGGATCAACCTGCTGCTCATTGGGGCGTTTTCCAAGAAGCCCCGGGGTGGGAAGCCATACCCTGCACCCGCAGTGCCGGATTCTTTGCCTTTCCCAGTGCAGATGGACGCAGCTCCCACCAGGCTGCCCCCATCCCcgagggctgcagaggggctcaggagagaggcaggggctgctggagaggaCGGAGAGGAGGTGAGCAGGTCATGCCATGCAGAGGAACCCTTCCTGCGCCCCCAAGCCCTGGGATCCCTCTTCCCCTGTGAGGGTTTGGAGCTGGAATCCCCCATGCCTGACGTGGGccaggatgtggagctgctggctccttcccctgctggaGAGCTCCTTGATGAGCCCCCCCAGGACTCCTCTGTGCCAGAGGGAGCACCTGCCTTGGAGGATGGCACAGGGGACCTGGACCAAGGCCCTGGCCCCAGCTCGGATGCTGGGCTGCTTCCCACCTCTGCTTTGAGCTCCTGCCCTGACATCCAGATCGAGCCAGCAGctgagaaggaggaggaaagcccagctgtccccaggagaTTCTCCTCACCAAGACCCTCCAGCCTGGGGAGAGATCTGGGGCCAGCAGAGGGCTCAGCACAGTTTCCCCCGGAGCCTGGGCAGAGCCTGCCCCTGCTCTCATCCTCCCCCACAGCTTCCATGAGCACATTCAGCTTCGAGCCCCTGAGCAGCCCCGAGGGGCCGGTGGTGATCCAGAACCTGCGGATAACCGGCACCATCACTGCCCGGGAGCACAGCGGCACCGGCTTCCACCCCTACACCCTCTACACCGTCAAG TATGAGACAGCCCTGGAGAGCGAGGCGGCgggcagcctgcagcaggtggCCTATCACACCGTCAACCGCCGCTACCGCGAGTTCCTCAACCTGCAGACCCGGCTGGAGGAGAAGCCCGAGCTCCGCAAGTTCCTCAAAA ACATCAAAGGTCCAAAGAAACTGTTCCCTGATCTGCCATTTGGAAACATGGACAGTGATAAAGTGGAAGCCAGGAAAAGTCTGCTGGAATCTTTCCTGAAG CAATTGTGTGCAGTGCCTGAGATTGCAAACAGTGAGGAGGTGCAGGAATTCCTGGCCCTCAACACCGATGCCAGGATCGCCTTTGTCAAGAAGCCCTTCGTTGTCTCCAGGATAGACAAG ATCGTTGTCAATGCCATTGTGGACACCTTGAAGACAGCATTCCCCAGGtcagagccccagagccccacAGAGGAGCTGAGTGAGTCAGAAGTGGATGGGAAATCCCAGACAGACGGGAAGAAAGCCACCAA GTCCAGGCTGAGGTTCTCATCCAGTAAAATCACTCCAGTGCTGAGTGTGAGTGAAGCTCATGACAGGATCGTGTACTCCATcagggagggcagtgct GTGTCTGGCaccctgtccctggctgctATGGAATCCTTCATCCagaagcaggagaagctgctggaagcagtCCCCAGCAAAGCTCCTGAAGGCCAGGGAGGCAGAGAAGCCAAGGACATCTCTGTGCAGGAAGAAATGGATGGGCTGagcacactggagcagggagcacatCCAGACACTGACTCTG ACTCCGAGACAGCTTTGGCTGACCTGGCCCTGGACGTGCTTCGTCTGGTGCTGGTGGATCactggagctggctgtgcacagagaaCATCCAGAAAGTCTTTAACCTGCTCTTTGGGACCCTTGTTCAAAG gtgGCTGGAAGTGCAGATGGTCACCCTGACCTGCACCCAGCGCTGGGTCCAGTACCTCCAGTTGCTGCAGGAATCCATCTGGCCTGGAGGAGTTTTACCAGCAGTGCCTAAACCCCCCAGGACTGAGGAGCAGAAGAAGGCAACAGCAGAGcaggccctgcagagcctgatGGGGATCCTGCCCA